The Abyssisolibacter fermentans region CTTGGAAGTCTTAGGGTGCCATTAAATCCCGGTATAATACCTAACCCAACCTCTGGTTGTCCAAATTTAGCTTTTTCTCCTGCAATCCTAATATCACAACACATTGCCAATTCACAGCCACCACCTAACGCAAAACCATTAACAGCAGCTATAACTGGTTTTTCCATAAGTTCAATTTTTCTAAAAACATCTGCTCCAAGCTTTCCAAAATTTCTACCTTGCTGTGCATTCAAACCTTTCATTTGAGTTATATCTGCTCCAGCAACAAAAGCTTTACCTTCTCCTGTTAATATTAAAACTTTAATCTCATCATTTGATATTATTTCGTCAACTGCTAAATCTAGTTCTCTCAATATTTCTGAATTTAATGCGTTTAATGTTTTTGGTCTATTAAAACTTAATATACCAATTTC contains the following coding sequences:
- a CDS encoding short-chain-enoyl-CoA hydratase — encoded protein: MKLKNLLLETKDEIGILSFNRPKTLNALNSEILRELDLAVDEIISNDEIKVLILTGEGKAFVAGADITQMKGLNAQQGRNFGKLGADVFRKIELMEKPVIAAVNGFALGGGCELAMCCDIRIAGEKAKFGQPEVGLGIIPGFNGTLRLPRIVGIAKAKELIFTGGMIDSAEAEKIGLVNKIVKQDQLMQEAIKMAKSIASNAQIAVKHSKVAINRGFETDLETAMEIEKDLFGLCFATEDQVEGMTAFVEKRKPKFTNK